Part of the Nicotiana sylvestris chromosome 5, ASM39365v2, whole genome shotgun sequence genome is shown below.
catctctgggctGGCGtactgttggctggcctccacctctagcggcctgagctccacctctaatatctctacctctacctctagcacctttacccccacctctagctggttgggcgggcgggctgtggaacacctggtgcctgaaccatggcacgggaaccctgatgctgagagctactcaatgctcgagggcaatacctaacaatgtgcctcgtgtcaccacaagtaaaacaagccctcagctgctgggcctgacgaccctggaaactctgaagtggcggtgcactgataggaccTGGGGATGCACTGTAGGACTATTAATCAAAATACTACatctgagaaccacggccacctgaagcaccgtgaaaaacctgaagtgctgactgaaaaggcctaggaggatggccctaccatatgaatccctacctctagATGTGGTACCACTGAATatacctgaatgacgaggcctcttgtccgacctatgaccacctccctgtgacagaaccatctcaactctccgggccatattggccgcctcctggaaagatatctcactcccagtctccctagccatctgaagacgaatcggctgaataagtccatcaatgaaccttctcaccctctctcttTCTCGGTGGAAAGTATGATAAGAGTATGACgatccaagtcgatgaatctggtctcatactgggtaacagtcataaaaCCCTACTGGAGGCACTCACTGCCTCCGATAggtctctctctgagtgatggggagaaacttctccagaaatagatgcgtaaactgctcccaagtcaaagttggtgatccggctggtctagccaaatagaaatccctccaccaagtattggcggatccagacaagcaaaaactggaaaaattgaccccattggtctcaactatccccatgttcctaagaacctcatgacagctgtctagataatcctggggatcctcagtagatgcaccgctgaaagtagtagtgaagagcttggtgaacctatccaacctccacaaagcatcggtagacatagttgctccatcgccggtctaagctaccacaccccgctgaactgctccaactagatGAATCGCTGgagtctgaaattggggagctacctgctccggagtgtgagtagcaggagtctaggctcctcctccatcctgagagacggctggtgctacaggaagaaaTCCTGCTCGAGTGACattctccatgaggcccaccagatggaccagagcatcttgaagaactggggtagcaataaacccctctgggacctgagctgggcccaccggaactactGGGGCCGAAActtcatcatcaaagtcaacctgaaacTCCACCACTGGTGATGATGcttggggctgagctctgcccctacctcggcctctagcacggcctcggcctcgccctctgcccctcgtgggagctgctgctgggggctcgggctgctggtcagtggatgaggaagcgcaggttctcgccatctacgaaagaacagagtggaaattCAATTAGAATTGAAAAAACCAaactgcacgataggaaagaataaatgtgaagtttttcctaactctgtagcctctggggataaatacagacgtctccgtaccgatccctcagactctactaagcttgtttgtgaactgtgagacccatgtaacctagagctctaataccaacttgtcatgacccggatttcctacccttgggaatcgtgatggcgcctactaatgtgagctaggcaagccaaacctttagtctaattacttcattaaccaattattatttttaacaaatataagacgataacgtAGTAATAGcaaaaattcaaattttaagcggaagacaacaataagaTTTATGAAAACTGCATATATTACAAACACTTAAGCCTTAGCCAcccaaaacctagtgtcacagactctctaagattgctacatacaaggtctgaagaactaACAGTACACTGtttatgaataaaaggaaaatgaaataggaaatagggacagagggagacgccagggcctgcggacgcttgcaggtctaccttgggtctccggatggATTGAACGAAGCCTCCAAGCTACTGTGCAAaagttgctccgggatctgcacatagtgaagagtgtagtatcagcacaaccgaccccatgtgctggtaagtgtctagcctaacttcggcgaagtagtgacgaggctaggaccagactaccaaataaacctgtgcagttatatataatatacaacgaaaAGTAAAGCAGAATAACCAATTaaaaatgggagggggaaacatgcttcggggaataacaggtaaaaacagaatgTCAAAAGAATTATAGGGAACCAAAGTCCAACTACTAACATGGATaaggaaacaaaggcagatttcactttcattttatatcttgttgcaggcgtgcaccCGATCCTATTTCTCATATCTagtggcaggcatgccacccgctcccatttcacgtATCTCATGGGAGGCGTGCCACCCGGTCCCATTTCACTTATCTCGTGGTAGGAGTACCACcccctcccatttcatttatcttgtggtaggcgttcCAGCCGCTCctttttcatttatcttgtggtaggcgtaccacctactcccatttcattatatcttgtggtaggcgtaccacccacacccatttcattatattttgtggtaggcATATCATCCGCTCcaattttattatatcttgtggtaggcgtaccacccactcccatttcattatatcttgtggtaggcataccacccgctcccatttcataatatcttatcataggcgtaccacccgctcccatttcaatatatcttgtggtaggcataccccCGCTCCCATtaacaagccaacaataatcacaaggattCCGGCAatggaacaagagcaatataacaacttcccggcaagggaacaatgatatttcgacaacatcccggcaagggaacaataatatcaaacaaacatcccggcaagggatcattaatatcaaacaaacatcccggcaagggaacaatggtgataataacatatgaagcgcaataaacaacaacggagtcataacaattataatacaagactcacgggcatgcttgataccaacgtatagatactcgtcaccatgcctatacatcgtactccacaactaacatatagcaaataagacacaactcctaatccctcaagctaaggtaggaccaaacacttacctcgatgccacgaacacaattcacaattcaattatagctttagcccttgattccaccaccaattcactcgtatctagtcacaagttacttaattacatcaataaacgctaaatgaatcaacccaatgcatgaaaatgagttttctaaagttttacccaaaaagtcaaaaatcgcccccgggtccacatggtcaaaacccgaggttcgaaccaaaacccaattacccattccccacaaacccaaatatataatttgttttgaaatcgaacctcaaatcgaggtccaaatccctaatttttgaaaaaccttggttctacccaaaacacccaattttccccttgaaaatcattgattttgagttgaaatcatgttaaacgATGTTAATGatcgaaggaaatgagttaaaaattaacttacaatcgatttggaagaagagttgttcttggaaaatcgcccaaaggagtttgtattttgaaaagatgtgaaaaatgggtttaaaatcgtctaagtataaagttgcaggtcacatgtatgggaaatgcgaacaggtgttcgcaattgcgaaccccgacctctgctaactTGGGAATTGCAAAAcagggttcacatttgcgaacccttcagaaatgATGAACTTTCGCATTTGTGAAAatagtgtcgcatttgcgatacatagGCCACATTTGTGATCACTGGCCCATTGgcaaatcttcgcatttgcgaagaaaatctcgcatttgcgagccaaggaAGGCCTAGgctggtttcgcatttgcgatccagccttcgcatttgcgagctcgcatttgcgagccaggcttcgcattgCAAGCCTGGGCACACCAACTaaaattctgcaatttttctaagttccaaatgcaacgcgtggcctatccaaaacttacccgagccctcggggctccaaaccaaatatatacacaacctcaaaaatatcccacggacttattcgtgtactcgtatcaccaaaataacatcagaaacatcgaattaaacctcactatcaataaaatttatcaaaacttcttaaacatcaaattttgcatttaaggcccgaatcacgtcaaacggattccatttcttaccaaacttcacagaatcatcttaaattatatataagacctgtaccgagagtcggaactaaaatacgggcccgataccaacatgttctaatcaaaattaaTTTCCAAACtttataaacaatttcagaaaataattttcttcaaaaattcatttctcgggcttgggacctccgaattcgattctgggcatacgcccaagtcctatattttcctacggaccctccgggatcgtccaatcatgggtccggatccatttacccaaaacgttgacagtagtcaaattaattcattttatagtcaaaatttatcatttttcacagattttcacatttaggctttccgtCTATGCGcacggactgtgcacgcaaatcaaggtgatgctaAAGTCGTACCCAAGTCCCTGTTTATTACGTAAGTCGGACCTTAGTAGGTGCTAaaactagatatccacacttagagaaattggcacttgcattaataagtgcGTCTAGAAAATTGAAGCCATATTTCCAATGTCACCCAatatgtgtgttaaccacttaTCCACTCTGAAATGTTTTGTACAAGCCCAAGTTGTCGGGCCGATTCGCCAAATGGGCCGTTGAACTtggcgggtacgatatcgaatatcaaccccaaacagctatcaagtctcaaattttaacagacttcgtggctgattttacgccaaccctcgtacccgaagtggAAAAGGAACTTCTACTAAAATTGGGTACATCATCGGAGGTATGGACCCTCTTCACAgatggtgcctcgaatgtgaaagggtccgagcttgacattgttttgaagccacccatAGGTAGTACAAtcagacaatctatcaaaacttctaggttgactaacaatgaggccgagtacgaggccatgattgcaggtctcgagctagccaaAAGTTTGGGGGCAGAAGTCATCGAAGCCAAGTGTGACTCTTTattggtggtgaaccaagtaaacaagagcttcgaagttcgagagggtagaatgcaaaggtatttggacaagctaCAGGTAACATTGCAtcgcttcaaggagtggactctagaccatgtgcctcgagaacaaaatagtgaggccgatgcacttgcaaatttggggtcatcAGTCAAAGAAGATGATATTATCCCGAGAACTGTCGTCCAGCTATCGAGATCTGTGATCGAGGAGGGTCACACTGAGATAAACTCCACaagcttgacttgggattggaagAATAAATATATTGAATATCTAAAGAACGGAAAGCTCCCAACAGACCCTAAAGAGTCAAGGGCCCTGCGAGCCAAAGCCGCCCGATTCACATTAGATGAAGATGGGACGTTGTAATGAGGACTTTCGATGGACATTGGTGGTATGCTTAGGGCCGAGGGACATCGATTATGTTTTACGAGAAGTCCATGAAGGCACTTACGGGAACCACTCCGGCGCTAACTCTTTGATTCACAAAATCATCAGAGCAGGATACTACTGGATATCATGGAGAAAGACACCAAGGAGTTTGTttgaaaatgtgataaatgccaatgGTTTGCATCGATTATCCATCAACCCGGAGAACAACTTCACTCAGTCCTATccccgtggccattcatgaaatggggggtGGATATCATCGGCCCTCTACCAACGGCcctaggtaaagctaaattcattttgtttatgactaactatttttctaaatgggtggaagcaaaggccttcgagaaggtcagagaaaatgaagttatagacttcatctgggatcacatcgtGTGTCGATTCTGGATACCTGTTGAAATCGTATGCGACAACggaaagcaattcatcggcagTAAGGTAACGAAGCTCCTCGAAGAACATAAGATAAAAAGGATCTTATCGACGCTATATCACCCAAGTGCAAACAGATAGGCTGAGTCAACGAACAAGACCATTATCCAAAACTTAAAAAAAGGGTTGAGCGACgctaaggggaaatggagagaagtccTACCCGTAGTCCTTTGGGCGTATCGAACGTCATCAAAATCCAGCACCGGGGCAACCCCGTCctccttagtatatggctctGAGGCCTTTATCCCATcgaggtcggggaacctagcGCCAGATTTTGGCATGCAATGGaggaatcaaatcacgaggctatgaatactagcctcgagttattggatgaaaagcgagaagctgCACTTGTTCAGATAGCTGCATAGAAacaaagaatcgagagatattacAATAGAAGGGCCAACCTTTTCCACTTCGGAATCAGGGACTTAGTTCTATGGAAAGTCACCCTaaatactcgagacccaaacgaaGGGAAACTATGCCCGAATTAGAAAGGACTGTATCGAGTCATTGGTATCATCGGAAATGGATCTTACAAAGTCGGCATGATGGAAGGCGAACAATTGCCGAACAATTGGAACGTGTCACTACTCAAACGCTATTATTGCTGAGGTATGATTTTTTCCCCTTTTCGATTTGTGTTCGATACTAACTTATTGCATGTGTTCGATTGAGGCGTCGAAGAAACTATTTAACATGAAgatcttaggttttaaagcacgcgttgcactctttttcccttagttcgatttttatcccaaatggggtTTTCCAGCGAGGTTtctaacgaggcaacaactatgtgctacctaaggagaattcaacaatatccaaggcttcttttcaatcaacctcgaatactggggggcatcaccctcggaggttatattttcgAGAAAAATACTTCATGTCAAAGGGTCTTGATAAggaaactttgtaatgggccaaacggtcgagtGAACTGTGCCTGTATAGATTAGTCGAACCCCGATGgtaaaacatgtacgcatgtatcgattattcaaagaagcattctctctatatcaaacactttgtgtctcaaagaaatttGCTACTATGCTCTATacttatgattttgtgagaagTGGCTCAATGGCCAAGCACAAATACACCTTGAATGCTCGGGGACTGCATGCTTGAATTATCTAAATTCGAAGTCACAAGACCTCAGACAAACACCCCTCGACGTAAGGTCAAGGCCATCATACTCGGGGACTTACACTTCGAACAAGTTCGAAgtgttatcgggaaacaagtccaagatacatacccgaaggctacgacc
Proteins encoded:
- the LOC138869567 gene encoding uncharacterized protein — protein: MIAGLELAKSLGAEVIEAKCDSLLVVNQVNKSFEVREGRMQRYLDKLQVTLHRFKEWTLDHVPREQNSEADALANLGSSVKEDDIIPRTVVQLSRSVIEEGHTEINSTSLTWDWKNKYIEYLKNGKLPTDPKESRALRAKAARFTLDEDGTL